In the Quercus lobata isolate SW786 chromosome 5, ValleyOak3.0 Primary Assembly, whole genome shotgun sequence genome, one interval contains:
- the LOC115992531 gene encoding receptor-like protein kinase FERONIA, which yields MKGISERISKLLRKSGERRIDQPHLALPCRRFSRAEINIATNNFDKNLIVCRGSFGNVYKGFIDDRTISVAIKHVNINESRQRFHGFMKQVVLVCQLRHPNFVPFIGYCLEDERHGFLVYEFMVNDDLARHLNGTNPDHDPDPVPWKRRLQICVGVARGLHYLHTGLKHTIFHCDVKPSNILLDEKWEAKLSDFGLSKMGPPSLSKALTRIKTNRIVGTYGYMAPEYAMNGVLTDKSDVYSFGVLLLQLLSGRKPSELVEQMNLVSWARKCKQEGTINEIIDPYLMGKIAPECFMVYVDIATSCVRNQAERRPTMGEVHVCLEHALELQESADAAAGVCNYCVDEYTCNASSGDASPIDMVWETASENTTSAEELSLETAMPNDQI from the coding sequence ATGAAAGGCATTTCAGAGCGTATATCAAAGTTATTAAGGAAGTCCGGGGAGAGAAGGATTGACCAACCTCATTTGGCTCTTCCATGCCGTCGATTTTCACGCGCTGAGATCAACATAGCTACCAATAACTTCGACAAAAATTTAATCGTTTGTCGGGGGAGTTTCGGGAACGTATACAAGGGGTTTATTGATGACCGTACCATAAGCGTTGCAATAAAGCATGTGAATATCAATGAGTCAAGGCAGCGTTTTCACGGGTTTATGAAGCAGGTGGTGTTGGTTTGCCAGCTACGCCACCCTAACTTCGTCCCTTTCATCGGATATTGTCTTGAGGATGAACGACATGGGTTCCTTGTCTACGAGTTCATGGTCAATGATGACCTCGCGAGACACCTCAATGGCACTAACCCCGATCACGATCCCGATCCGGTCCCGTGGAAACGAAGACTACAGATTTGCGTTGGAGTGGCGCGTGGGCTGCACTACCTTCACACTGGGCTGAAGCATACTATCTTTCACTGTGATGTGAAGCCGAGCAATATTCTGTTGGACGAGAAATGGGAGGCCAAGTTGTCAGATTTCGGGTTGTCCAAGATGGGTCCCCCGAGTTTGTCAAAGGCTTTAACTAGGATCAAAACTAATAGAATTGTGGGTACTTACGGTTACATGGCTCCTGAGTATGCCATGAATGGGGTGCTAACTGATAAATCCGACGTCTACTCCTTTGGTGTGCTACTGCTGCAACTACTCAGTGGAAGGAAACCATCTGAACTGGTAGAACAGATGAATCTGGTTAGTTGGGCTCGAAAATGTAAACAAGAAGGGACCATCAATGAGATAATTGATCCGTATCTGATGGGGAAGATAGCTCCAGAGTGTTTTATGGTATACGTTGACATTGCCACTTCTTGCGTGCGAAATCAAGCCGAACGTCGACCCACCATGGGTGAAGTGCATGTATGCCTTGAACATGCACTGGAGCTACAAGAGAGCGCAGATGCTGCTGCTGGTGTCTGTAACTATTGTGTTGATGAATATACCTGTAATGCTTCTTCGGGAGACGCTTCTCCAATTGATATGGTGTGGGAAACAGCTTCAGAGAACACCACATCTGCTGAAGAATTGTCCTTGGAAACCGCCATGCCAAACGATCAAATATGA
- the LOC115992541 gene encoding kxDL motif-containing protein 1-like, with protein MEMEQTEKEAIRAASAEVSREFKTLINADDLDSLKQSQHLILGRLQDSNAVLSHFNEYSEHCFSEVSGDFSRNTRLLRSMKSDLDYIFQKLRSMKSRIVATYPDAFPDDSTGEVVDRRPDLEIPQ; from the exons ATGGAGATGGAGCAAACGGAGAAAGAGGCGATAAGAGCGGCTTCAGCTGAGGTTTCTCGTGAATTCAAAACCCTTATCAATGCTGACGATTTGGACTCCCTCAAGCAATCTCAGCACCTTAT ATTAGGAAGATTACAGGATAGCAATGCAGTACTGTCACATTTTAATGAGTATTCAGAGCACTGCTTTTCAGAGGTTTCTGGAGACTTCTCGAGGAATACTCGTCTTTTGAGGTCTATGAAGTCAGATCTTGATTACATATTTCAGAAACTACG GAGCATGAAATCAAGGATTGTGGCTACCTATCCAGATGCATTTCCAGATGATTCAACAGGAGAAGTAGTTGACAGGAGACCAGACCTTGAAATTCCTCAGTAA